Proteins encoded in a region of the Sphingopyxis sp. OAS728 genome:
- a CDS encoding family 43 glycosylhydrolase translates to MTVQTKTWITGLTLAVLSLAPAADAQQKLKAAVADDIFADHPSMDKNATVMPAADAKPVAPIFSERPIGDASVARLTNGGWILTGTSLRSGARHGVELWTSPDAKKWTRVGPAKISGEGIASGDMSERYLAPSVTVAGDKLYLAFSDKMGCARIATGLAAQPGGAFKASPCLVEDASDVTLFVDEDSTGYLIWGGGMIAKLAPGFSKLAEAPRLLKPDQALFAKHPPVGKDWPVRTRVGTRGATMVRDGDRYILAASEVTGRMRTATEDLFVAEGPTPYGPFTMRALAVPHAGRGSLVRTDDGKLAAAYNPKCDDGFAMFCEQVGLVPLERAPDGRLRQAASVITEDSAVAARKALVTSETMRDPSVALGGDGHYYLVGTLDGYGYHKPDGGVKLWRSSDLKQWDEVGFIWKWEGMGYDFGKNIAELWAPEIMWSARDKTYYLAFSVMEKGVGGKTWLYRSKTGKAEGPYENVTKSFFVKGIDGFPFEDDDGLYFLWGGGSIAKLNAARSGFEGPVRQLVDVDGDHVGYEGNGLIKTNGVYFLTGAEWHGPLRTHGTYDMMYGTSKSLFGPYTQRRMGAPHGGHGTAFRDKEGRYWYTMFGNDPTAPWRMQFGLVPIDIGDAESIGLPRIDAARD, encoded by the coding sequence ATGACCGTGCAGACGAAGACCTGGATTACCGGCCTGACGTTGGCGGTGCTGTCGCTGGCGCCGGCAGCCGACGCGCAGCAGAAGCTGAAGGCGGCCGTCGCCGACGATATCTTCGCCGATCATCCGTCGATGGACAAGAATGCGACAGTGATGCCTGCGGCCGATGCGAAGCCTGTGGCGCCGATCTTTTCCGAGCGGCCGATCGGCGACGCTTCGGTCGCGCGGCTGACGAACGGCGGCTGGATATTGACCGGCACCTCGCTGCGCAGCGGCGCGCGGCACGGAGTCGAACTCTGGACCTCGCCCGACGCGAAGAAATGGACGCGTGTCGGGCCGGCGAAGATTTCGGGAGAGGGCATCGCTTCCGGAGACATGTCCGAACGCTATCTGGCGCCGTCGGTCACGGTCGCGGGCGACAAGCTTTATCTCGCATTCTCCGACAAGATGGGATGCGCGCGCATCGCGACAGGGTTGGCGGCGCAGCCGGGCGGCGCGTTCAAGGCTTCGCCCTGCCTTGTCGAGGATGCGTCAGACGTCACCCTGTTCGTAGACGAGGATAGCACCGGCTATCTGATCTGGGGCGGCGGCATGATCGCGAAGCTGGCACCGGGCTTTTCGAAGCTTGCCGAAGCGCCGCGCCTTCTGAAGCCCGATCAGGCGCTGTTCGCCAAGCACCCGCCGGTCGGCAAGGACTGGCCCGTGCGCACCCGCGTCGGCACACGCGGCGCGACGATGGTCCGCGACGGCGACCGCTATATTCTCGCCGCGAGCGAGGTTACCGGACGGATGCGGACCGCGACCGAGGACCTATTCGTGGCGGAAGGCCCGACGCCCTATGGCCCGTTCACGATGCGCGCGCTCGCGGTGCCGCACGCGGGTCGCGGCTCGCTCGTCCGCACCGACGACGGCAAGCTCGCGGCCGCCTATAATCCGAAATGCGACGACGGCTTCGCGATGTTCTGCGAGCAGGTCGGACTCGTGCCGCTCGAACGCGCACCGGACGGACGGTTGCGGCAGGCGGCGTCGGTGATCACCGAGGACAGCGCGGTCGCAGCGCGCAAGGCGCTGGTGACGAGCGAGACGATGCGCGACCCGTCGGTCGCGCTCGGCGGCGACGGCCATTATTATCTCGTCGGCACGCTCGACGGCTATGGCTATCACAAGCCCGACGGCGGGGTGAAATTGTGGCGCTCGTCGGACCTCAAGCAGTGGGACGAGGTCGGCTTCATCTGGAAATGGGAAGGGATGGGCTATGATTTCGGCAAGAATATCGCCGAACTCTGGGCGCCCGAAATCATGTGGTCGGCGCGTGACAAGACCTATTATCTCGCTTTCTCGGTGATGGAGAAAGGCGTCGGGGGCAAGACGTGGCTCTATCGCTCCAAGACGGGCAAGGCCGAGGGCCCTTATGAGAATGTGACCAAGAGCTTCTTCGTCAAAGGCATCGACGGTTTTCCGTTCGAGGATGACGACGGGCTCTATTTCCTGTGGGGCGGCGGTAGCATCGCCAAGCTCAACGCCGCGCGTAGCGGTTTCGAGGGGCCGGTACGCCAGCTGGTCGACGTCGACGGCGATCATGTCGGCTATGAAGGCAACGGCCTGATCAAGACGAACGGCGTCTATTTCCTGACCGGTGCCGAATGGCACGGCCCGCTGCGCACGCACGGCACCTATGACATGATGTACGGCACGTCGAAGAGCCTGTTCGGTCCCTATACGCAGCGCCGCATGGGCGCGCCGCACGGCGGGCACGGCACTGCGTTCCGCGATAAGGAGGGCCGTTACTGGTACACGATGTTCGGTAACGATCCGACCGCGCCCTGGCGCATGCAATTCGGGCTGGTGCCGATCGATATCGGCGACGCCGAATCGATCGGCCTCCCGCGGATCGACGCCGCGCGCGACTAG
- a CDS encoding sulfatase family protein, with product MKSILSRRALLLAGAGLAALPRVALAAPSRSMPNIIVIYADDLGYGDLGCYGAKALKTPNVDRLAARGTRFVNAHSPSATCTPSRYALLTGDYAWRASGTQILPGDAPALIRPGQFTLPHMLKQAGYATGVVGKWHLGLGDGKVDWNGEIAPGPLDVGFDYGYFMPATLDRVPTVLIENRRVVNLDPADPIRVDYKAKVGDEPTGTEHPEQLKFKGDPEHSNTIVNGISRIGYMAGGRAARWKDEELTDQLLGKAVDFVSARRDAPFFLYFAMNEPHVPRAPHPRFVGASGMGPRGDTIVQFDWTVGALMDKLAELGIADDTLVILSSDNGPILFDGYEDRAVELSGNHKPAGPYRSGKYSIYEGGTRVPMIVSWPGHVREGHVSAALVDHVDMLASLSALVGQALPRDAAVDSFDMLMPLMGRSERGREHVVEDTKLMVTTGATVASSGARILALRTGDWKFIRGSTEPHEFHGNAIGTLPRHQLYNLANDPGELEDLAAKRPDLTAKLAARLDKIEKDGRSRP from the coding sequence TTGAAGTCGATATTGTCGCGTCGGGCGCTGCTGCTGGCGGGCGCGGGGCTGGCTGCGCTGCCGCGGGTCGCGTTGGCGGCGCCGTCGCGCTCGATGCCCAATATCATCGTCATCTACGCCGACGATCTCGGTTATGGCGACCTTGGCTGTTATGGCGCGAAGGCGCTCAAGACCCCCAACGTCGACCGTCTTGCGGCGCGTGGCACGCGTTTCGTCAATGCGCATTCACCTTCGGCGACCTGTACACCCTCGCGCTATGCCTTGCTGACCGGCGACTATGCCTGGCGCGCTTCGGGAACGCAGATCCTGCCCGGTGACGCCCCCGCACTGATCCGCCCCGGTCAATTCACTTTGCCGCATATGCTGAAGCAGGCGGGCTATGCCACCGGCGTCGTCGGCAAATGGCACCTCGGCCTCGGCGACGGCAAGGTCGACTGGAATGGCGAGATTGCGCCGGGACCGCTCGATGTCGGTTTCGACTACGGGTATTTCATGCCGGCGACGCTCGATCGGGTGCCGACGGTGCTGATCGAGAACCGGCGCGTCGTGAACCTCGATCCAGCGGATCCGATCCGCGTCGACTACAAGGCCAAGGTCGGTGACGAACCGACCGGTACCGAGCATCCCGAACAGCTGAAGTTCAAGGGCGATCCCGAACATTCGAACACGATCGTCAACGGGATCAGCCGGATCGGCTATATGGCCGGGGGCAGGGCGGCGCGTTGGAAGGACGAGGAACTGACCGACCAGCTGCTGGGCAAGGCGGTCGATTTCGTGAGCGCGCGCAGGGACGCGCCCTTCTTCCTCTATTTCGCGATGAACGAGCCGCACGTTCCGCGCGCGCCGCATCCGCGTTTCGTCGGGGCATCGGGCATGGGGCCACGCGGCGACACGATCGTCCAGTTCGACTGGACGGTTGGTGCACTGATGGACAAGCTCGCCGAACTTGGCATCGCGGACGACACGCTCGTCATCCTCAGCAGCGACAACGGCCCGATCCTGTTTGACGGTTATGAGGATCGGGCGGTGGAACTCTCGGGTAACCACAAGCCGGCTGGGCCGTATCGCAGCGGCAAATACAGTATCTACGAAGGCGGCACGCGCGTTCCGATGATCGTGAGCTGGCCGGGACATGTTCGCGAAGGCCATGTGTCGGCGGCGCTGGTCGACCATGTCGACATGCTCGCCTCACTCTCCGCGCTGGTGGGGCAGGCGCTGCCGCGTGACGCCGCGGTCGACAGCTTCGATATGCTGATGCCGCTGATGGGGCGGAGCGAGCGTGGGCGAGAGCATGTGGTCGAGGATACCAAGCTGATGGTAACGACGGGCGCGACCGTTGCGAGCAGCGGCGCGCGCATCCTTGCGCTGCGAACCGGCGACTGGAAGTTCATTCGCGGCAGCACGGAGCCACACGAGTTCCACGGCAATGCGATCGGCACGCTGCCGCGGCACCAGCTCTACAATCTGGCGAATGACCCGGGCGAGCTAGAAGATTTGGCCGCGAAGAGGCCCGATCTTACTGCGAAGCTCGCAGCGCGGCTCGACAAAATCGAAAAGGACGGTCGCAGCCGGCCATGA
- a CDS encoding sulfatase, giving the protein MKSARHTRRWAIGAAGAALFALLGAGIAPAHGFAQPPASAKSDRQAPATKPNILFILIDDMGYADLSLTGNKLVATPNIDALARDGMVMTQFYDAAPICSPSRAGFMTGRFPARDRFVTYIHDRKRNREFGQADWLDPEIPVLPRLMRKAGYATGHFGKWHLGGGRDIGDAPLPSAYGFDESYTQWEGLGPRVLPTDLTNRLGQQSAELGQGPVEWLPRAEITGRFVDKTLDFVERSKDRPWFAQLWLTDMHTPWVPSAEQLAAVKGKGATPREEQFLAVLVAMDAEIGRLVDGLRQAGELDDTLIVFTSDNGPTIGANTPGSAAPYRGRKASLYEGGVRQPLIVRWPGHIAGGGRDAKSVTQAVDLLPTLAAITGAAKPAGIDGIDISSAWRGRPIASRPDIYSHIARPGGEAFGPLYSVRSGPWKLLMNADGSGAELYNIEEDPQEQRDRKADAPAITTKLSAKLSKWIADLPPPALPRRRAM; this is encoded by the coding sequence TTGAAATCGGCGCGTCATACACGGCGGTGGGCAATCGGGGCGGCAGGAGCCGCCCTTTTCGCATTGCTCGGCGCGGGAATTGCTCCCGCCCATGGCTTCGCCCAGCCCCCGGCGTCCGCAAAGTCGGACCGGCAAGCTCCAGCCACGAAACCGAACATCCTGTTCATCCTGATCGACGACATGGGCTACGCCGACCTGTCGCTGACCGGCAACAAGCTCGTTGCGACCCCGAATATCGACGCACTCGCCCGCGACGGCATGGTGATGACGCAATTCTACGACGCGGCGCCGATCTGCTCGCCGTCGCGCGCCGGCTTCATGACCGGCCGCTTCCCCGCGCGCGACCGCTTCGTCACCTATATCCACGATCGCAAGCGCAACCGCGAGTTCGGCCAGGCCGATTGGCTCGATCCGGAGATCCCCGTCCTGCCGCGCCTGATGCGGAAGGCGGGCTATGCCACCGGGCATTTTGGCAAATGGCACCTCGGCGGCGGACGCGACATCGGCGATGCGCCGCTGCCGTCGGCCTATGGTTTCGACGAAAGCTATACACAGTGGGAAGGCCTCGGGCCGCGCGTCCTGCCGACCGACCTGACCAACCGGCTCGGACAGCAGAGCGCCGAGCTCGGTCAAGGACCGGTCGAATGGCTTCCGCGCGCCGAGATTACGGGCCGCTTCGTCGACAAGACGCTCGATTTCGTCGAGCGCAGTAAGGATCGCCCATGGTTCGCACAGCTCTGGCTGACCGACATGCACACGCCGTGGGTTCCCAGCGCCGAACAGCTGGCGGCGGTCAAAGGCAAAGGCGCAACGCCGCGCGAGGAGCAGTTCCTCGCGGTGCTCGTCGCGATGGACGCCGAGATCGGCCGGCTCGTCGATGGTTTGCGGCAGGCGGGCGAACTCGACGACACGCTGATCGTCTTCACCTCCGACAACGGCCCGACCATCGGCGCCAACACACCGGGGTCGGCGGCACCTTATCGCGGCCGGAAAGCGAGCCTCTACGAGGGCGGTGTGCGGCAGCCGCTGATCGTCCGCTGGCCCGGCCATATCGCGGGCGGCGGACGCGATGCCAAGAGCGTCACGCAGGCGGTCGACCTGCTGCCGACGCTCGCCGCCATTACCGGTGCAGCCAAGCCTGCCGGAATCGACGGCATCGACATTTCCTCTGCCTGGCGCGGCCGGCCGATCGCCTCGCGCCCCGACATCTACAGCCATATCGCCCGCCCCGGCGGCGAGGCCTTCGGTCCGCTCTATTCGGTGCGCTCGGGCCCGTGGAAATTGCTGATGAACGCCGACGGAAGCGGTGCCGAACTCTATAATATCGAAGAGGATCCGCAGGAGCAGCGCGATCGCAAGGCCGATGCGCCCGCGATCACCACCAAGCTTTCGGCGAAGCTTTCGAAATGGATTGCCGACTTGCCGCCCCCGGCGCTTCCGCGCCGCCGCGCAATGTAG
- a CDS encoding TonB-dependent receptor, producing the protein MRNRIILACTTSALGLFAMPSVALAQDQDGQITVDSAPEDPTADDAIVVTAIQRSLETSQAIKEDSDQIVDSIVAEDIGKLPDVTATESLARITGVQVDYANGTAAGTRVRGLPNIATTYNGRELFTGQGRAVALQDFPSSSIARLDVYKSGSANLLEPGVAGLIDVRARKPLDFKGDRIAGGISGVHWKQSQKLGVDANLLLSKRWETGIGDIGFLIEGSYTDLKFLDSARNVAQAILSRNVAGLGTIRYPSFVNINYNTADRYRPSIATALQWRPSNELEFYADFLFQGYRSDGYGSNLQINSGAAANLTNIELFPGTNKVKSMTATAGGIPTGNQNIVTGKTDTYQAGTGFIWKRDGLRVTGDLAFTDSTFTRRTTQFNYSLVVPQPTRTFDFETDIGAGGGAVVVDNFPVNDPARYRMVGLGENGERSHGRDWQGRLDLDYRFGPKGITNLQAGVRFNSRDFDFANYSASGNAPANQFYSVLPLEYSTVAPGFRGDKVPITRVFLTPTTDSIMGNLDYLRSITGGRTEVPPLDRVYFGNEKGYAGYVQGRYAFDLGSMTVDGLVGLRAVRTETEINGFNRVTTGGTTTVTPVSQSNSYTDFLPNISARLRLTPKLQLRLAFTETRTRPGFGELNPSLTIGAPSAICNTDPNDPECVRTSSGGNPDLQPIKSQNYDASLEWYFSRGGSITLGAFQRDVTGFISNFTTDVDDAEYGRLRVTRPFNGGEGRMRGIEAAFRTFLRFPQLPEWMQNFGVLANYTYIDHASELPEELAATLPGMQRIAGVSDHLANASIFYEIKSFSARLSYNYRSDFVVEYNRVNDPALGATVLGPTLPVVEDGRGSLDFNATLDPTENVTISFSATNLLGAAATNHRQYDAEGNTYPWQTRFLETIYRVGVRFRF; encoded by the coding sequence ATGCGTAACCGAATAATCCTGGCGTGCACGACGTCGGCTCTGGGGCTTTTTGCCATGCCGTCGGTTGCACTGGCGCAGGATCAGGATGGCCAGATTACCGTCGATTCGGCGCCGGAAGATCCGACCGCCGACGATGCGATCGTCGTCACCGCGATCCAGCGCAGCCTCGAAACGTCGCAGGCGATCAAGGAAGATTCGGACCAGATCGTCGATTCGATCGTCGCCGAGGATATCGGCAAGCTACCCGACGTGACCGCCACCGAATCGCTCGCACGCATTACCGGCGTCCAGGTCGATTATGCGAACGGCACCGCCGCCGGCACGCGTGTCCGCGGCCTGCCGAATATCGCCACCACCTATAACGGCCGCGAACTCTTCACCGGTCAGGGCCGCGCCGTCGCGCTGCAGGATTTCCCCTCGAGCAGCATCGCGCGCCTCGACGTCTACAAATCGGGCAGCGCCAACCTGCTCGAACCAGGCGTGGCCGGCCTGATCGACGTCCGCGCCCGCAAGCCGCTCGACTTCAAGGGCGACCGCATCGCGGGCGGCATCAGCGGCGTGCACTGGAAACAGTCGCAAAAGCTCGGCGTCGACGCAAACCTTCTGCTCAGCAAGCGCTGGGAAACCGGAATCGGCGACATCGGCTTCCTGATCGAAGGGTCGTATACCGACCTCAAATTCCTCGATTCCGCGCGCAACGTCGCGCAGGCGATCCTCAGCCGCAACGTCGCGGGTCTCGGGACGATCCGCTACCCCTCGTTCGTCAACATAAACTACAACACGGCCGACCGTTACCGGCCGTCGATCGCGACCGCGCTGCAATGGCGCCCGAGCAACGAACTCGAATTCTATGCCGACTTCCTGTTCCAGGGCTATCGCAGCGACGGCTATGGCAGCAATCTTCAGATCAACTCGGGCGCTGCGGCGAACCTGACCAACATTGAGCTGTTTCCCGGCACGAACAAGGTCAAGAGCATGACCGCAACAGCCGGCGGCATCCCGACCGGCAACCAGAATATCGTCACGGGCAAGACCGACACCTATCAGGCCGGCACCGGCTTTATCTGGAAGCGTGACGGCCTTCGCGTCACGGGCGATCTGGCCTTCACCGATTCGACCTTCACCCGGCGGACGACGCAGTTCAACTATTCGCTCGTCGTCCCGCAGCCGACGCGCACCTTCGACTTCGAGACCGACATCGGTGCGGGCGGCGGCGCGGTCGTCGTCGACAATTTTCCGGTAAACGATCCCGCGCGCTATCGCATGGTCGGGCTCGGCGAAAACGGCGAGCGCAGCCATGGCCGCGACTGGCAGGGGCGCCTCGACCTCGACTACCGGTTCGGGCCCAAGGGCATCACCAACCTCCAGGCGGGCGTTCGCTTCAACAGCCGCGATTTCGACTTCGCCAATTATTCGGCGAGCGGCAACGCGCCGGCCAACCAGTTCTATTCGGTCCTGCCGCTCGAATATTCCACGGTCGCGCCGGGCTTTCGCGGCGACAAGGTGCCGATCACGCGCGTCTTCCTGACCCCGACCACCGACAGCATCATGGGCAATCTGGACTATCTGCGCTCGATCACCGGCGGGCGCACCGAAGTCCCGCCGCTCGATCGCGTCTATTTCGGCAACGAAAAGGGCTATGCGGGCTATGTCCAGGGCCGCTACGCCTTCGACCTCGGCAGCATGACGGTGGATGGCCTCGTCGGCCTGCGCGCGGTGCGCACCGAGACCGAAATCAACGGCTTCAACCGCGTGACGACCGGCGGCACGACCACGGTAACGCCGGTGTCGCAGTCGAACAGCTACACCGACTTCCTGCCCAATATCAGCGCACGCCTGCGTCTGACGCCGAAGCTGCAACTTCGCCTCGCCTTCACCGAAACGCGCACGCGCCCCGGTTTTGGCGAACTCAATCCGTCGCTGACGATCGGCGCCCCGTCGGCGATCTGCAACACCGATCCGAACGATCCCGAGTGCGTCCGCACCTCATCGGGCGGCAATCCCGACCTGCAGCCGATCAAGTCGCAGAATTATGACGCCTCGCTCGAATGGTATTTCTCGCGCGGCGGCTCGATTACGCTGGGCGCGTTCCAGCGTGACGTGACGGGCTTCATCTCGAACTTCACGACCGATGTCGACGACGCCGAATATGGCCGCCTGCGCGTTACCCGCCCGTTCAACGGCGGCGAAGGCAGGATGCGCGGCATCGAAGCGGCGTTCCGCACCTTCCTGCGTTTCCCGCAGCTGCCCGAATGGATGCAGAACTTCGGCGTGCTCGCGAACTACACCTATATCGACCATGCGTCCGAGCTTCCCGAGGAGCTGGCGGCGACCCTGCCGGGCATGCAGCGGATCGCCGGCGTTTCGGATCATCTCGCCAACGCGTCGATCTTTTACGAGATCAAGTCTTTCTCGGCCCGCCTCTCGTACAACTATCGTTCCGACTTCGTGGTCGAATATAACCGGGTGAACGATCCGGCGCTCGGCGCCACGGTGCTCGGCCCGACGCTGCCGGTGGTCGAGGATGGCCGCGGCAGTCTCGACTTCAACGCCACGCTCGACCCGACCGAGAATGTCACCATCTCGTTCAGCGCGACCAACCTGCTCGGCGCTGCAGCGACGAACCACCGGCAATATGACGCCGAGGGTAACACCTATCCGTGGCAGACGCGTTTCCTCGAGACGATCTATCGCGTGGGTGTCCGCTTCCGCTTCTGA
- a CDS encoding arylsulfatase: protein MKILQPMRNAFLGAVASVSALALLAAPNAMAAAAAQPQATSLASPKAEQAKRPNVIVILVDDMGFSDIGPYGSEIPTPNLDSLAANGVRFTQFYNSARCSPSRASLLTGLYPHEAGVGGLDNIVRPGLGGFQGRIADRAVTIAEVLKPAGYFTGMAGKWHVGAQHGTPPKAVGFDRSMFSKGGTYFPDQRGPGRGFVTIDGQQVPTASPEVGKGEWYASDMLVDWTVRFVDEAKAAGKPFFLYLPLTAVHFPVMAPAEDVAKFKGKYMVGWEQLRRDRFERQKKMGLIAADATLPGVLPEAYDWNKMSATDKQRFDEIMAVYAAAISRMDTAIGTLVADLKARGEFDNTLILFMSDNGGNAESGPDGRTGAAPWGGKDSNVWVGLNWATLQNTPFSFFKHYAEEGGIATPMIASWPAGIAPKVRGTMVRDPGHLVDVMPTLAELAGAKYPVRFDGHDIRPMSGRSFAAAFEGEALQRSVPIFWEHEGNKAVRDGQWKLVAQLGAPWRLYDMNADRTETRDLAAKRPDIAARMAKQWEDWAASSFVDPWTQKVDGGVVKGRLEGGAAPGPGKGKRAKGKRKRAAAEAAGEE, encoded by the coding sequence ATGAAAATCTTGCAGCCGATGCGGAATGCATTTTTGGGTGCCGTGGCGAGCGTCAGCGCGTTGGCGCTGCTGGCAGCGCCGAATGCGATGGCGGCAGCAGCGGCGCAGCCGCAGGCCACGTCATTGGCCTCGCCAAAAGCCGAGCAGGCGAAGCGCCCCAATGTGATCGTGATCCTTGTCGATGACATGGGGTTTTCGGACATCGGACCCTATGGCAGCGAAATACCGACGCCCAATCTCGACTCGCTGGCCGCAAACGGCGTCCGCTTCACCCAATTCTATAACAGCGCGCGGTGCAGCCCGTCGCGCGCTTCGCTGCTCACCGGGCTCTATCCGCATGAGGCGGGGGTCGGCGGGCTCGACAATATCGTCCGCCCTGGCCTCGGCGGCTTTCAGGGGCGCATCGCCGACCGCGCGGTGACCATCGCCGAAGTGCTGAAACCGGCCGGCTATTTCACGGGCATGGCAGGCAAGTGGCACGTCGGCGCACAGCATGGCACACCGCCCAAGGCGGTTGGGTTTGACCGGTCGATGTTCTCGAAAGGCGGAACCTATTTCCCCGACCAGCGCGGCCCGGGACGGGGATTTGTGACGATCGACGGCCAGCAGGTGCCGACAGCTTCGCCCGAAGTGGGAAAAGGCGAATGGTACGCGTCGGACATGCTCGTCGACTGGACTGTGCGCTTCGTCGACGAAGCGAAAGCCGCGGGCAAACCCTTCTTCCTCTACCTGCCCCTGACCGCGGTTCACTTCCCGGTGATGGCGCCCGCCGAGGACGTCGCGAAGTTCAAGGGCAAATATATGGTGGGCTGGGAGCAATTGCGCCGCGACCGCTTCGAGCGCCAGAAGAAGATGGGGCTTATCGCGGCGGACGCGACGCTGCCCGGCGTGCTTCCCGAAGCCTATGACTGGAACAAGATGTCCGCGACCGACAAGCAGCGGTTCGACGAGATCATGGCGGTCTATGCCGCCGCGATCTCGCGCATGGACACGGCGATCGGAACGCTGGTCGCCGACCTCAAGGCGCGCGGCGAGTTCGACAATACGCTGATCCTGTTCATGTCGGACAACGGCGGCAACGCGGAAAGCGGCCCCGACGGACGGACCGGCGCGGCGCCGTGGGGCGGCAAGGATTCGAACGTCTGGGTCGGGCTCAACTGGGCGACGCTCCAGAATACCCCGTTCAGCTTCTTCAAACATTATGCCGAGGAAGGCGGGATCGCGACGCCGATGATCGCGTCCTGGCCCGCGGGCATCGCGCCGAAGGTCCGTGGTACGATGGTGCGCGACCCCGGCCATCTGGTCGACGTCATGCCGACGCTGGCTGAGCTTGCGGGGGCAAAATATCCTGTGCGCTTCGACGGGCATGATATTCGCCCCATGTCGGGCCGCAGCTTTGCCGCCGCGTTCGAGGGCGAGGCGCTGCAACGCAGCGTCCCGATCTTTTGGGAGCATGAGGGCAACAAGGCGGTTCGCGATGGCCAATGGAAGCTCGTTGCGCAGCTTGGCGCGCCATGGCGGCTCTATGACATGAACGCCGACCGCACCGAAACGCGCGACCTGGCCGCGAAGCGTCCGGACATTGCAGCCCGCATGGCGAAGCAATGGGAAGATTGGGCGGCGAGCAGCTTTGTCGACCCATGGACGCAAAAGGTCGACGGCGGGGTGGTCAAGGGCCGTCTCGAAGGCGGCGCTGCGCCGGGACCGGGCAAAGGAAAGCGCGCGAAAGGCAAACGCAAGCGGGCGGCAGCGGAGGCTGCGGGCGAAGAGTGA
- a CDS encoding FadR/GntR family transcriptional regulator yields the protein MTQGGTDAVHDDRLALRKRRPSLVDAACEHIRASILSGTHRPGSQLPTEAEFVDVLSVSRTVVREAIARLAAAGLVEARQGKGHFVSETARYQAFQITRDEIENLGDVIELLELRLCVETEMAALAAERRTEVDVMSMREQLKCLGEAAIGLEDSVKADVEFHNAIARASKNTYYSKMIDFLGVRLVPPRSLYLRQGQTYIGASYKAVISAEHEAILDAIIRRDPDAARIAARTHMSGSLKRHRELHDFISSNSPTG from the coding sequence ATGACGCAGGGCGGTACCGACGCTGTGCATGACGACAGGCTGGCGCTTCGCAAGCGGCGGCCCTCGTTGGTCGACGCCGCCTGCGAACATATCCGCGCCAGCATATTGTCCGGCACGCACCGCCCCGGCTCGCAGCTCCCAACCGAAGCGGAATTCGTCGACGTACTGAGCGTGAGCCGGACGGTAGTTCGCGAAGCGATCGCCCGCCTCGCCGCGGCGGGATTGGTCGAGGCCCGGCAGGGAAAGGGCCACTTCGTTAGCGAAACCGCGCGCTATCAGGCATTCCAGATCACGCGCGACGAGATCGAGAATCTCGGCGACGTAATCGAACTACTCGAGTTGCGGCTCTGCGTCGAAACGGAAATGGCTGCGCTGGCCGCCGAACGGCGCACCGAGGTCGACGTGATGAGCATGCGTGAGCAGCTCAAGTGCCTTGGCGAAGCCGCGATCGGTCTTGAAGATTCGGTCAAGGCCGATGTCGAATTTCACAACGCCATCGCCCGGGCGAGCAAGAACACCTATTATTCCAAGATGATAGACTTCCTCGGGGTTCGTCTGGTCCCGCCCCGTTCGCTCTATCTGCGGCAAGGCCAGACCTACATCGGTGCGAGCTACAAGGCGGTGATCAGCGCGGAGCATGAGGCGATCCTCGACGCTATCATCCGCCGCGACCCCGACGCCGCGCGGATCGCGGCGCGAACCCATATGAGCGGCAGCCTCAAGCGGCACCGCGAATTGCACGACTTTATATCTTCGAACAGCCCGACCGGCTGA